From Quercus lobata isolate SW786 chromosome 1, ValleyOak3.0 Primary Assembly, whole genome shotgun sequence, one genomic window encodes:
- the LOC115981568 gene encoding reactive oxygen species modulator 1, translating to MARDSCLARVTAGVAVGGAVGGAVGAVYGTYEAIRIKVPGLMKIRYIGQTTLGSAAIFGLFLGAGSLIHCGKSY from the exons ATGGCAAGAGATAGCTGCTTGGCTCGTGTCACAGCCGGCGTTGCTGTCGGCGGCGCTGTTGGCGGCGCCGTTG GTGCAGTGTATGGGACATATGAGGCTATTAGGATTAAG GTGCCAGGACTAATGAAGATCAGGTACATTGGACAAACTACGCTTGGCAGTGCTGCTATTTTTGGCCTTTTCTTGGGTGCTGGAAGTCTGATACATTGTGGGAAGTCTTATTAA
- the LOC115950009 gene encoding probable serine/threonine-protein kinase PBL28, with protein sequence MHSDEGIMLTSLEINAEENKIGEGPSAIVYRAVFTDAIQQLHLYLKLPVYHGNITSENILLDEFYNAKLGGFGAANYCSNDRTNPGQLSEMAKDIWSLGFLLLELLKGKPLADRDGFKNFRSMEEINEIVGGQESFDERLDIPKDKCKIIALAKFGEIAKWCISSSWSFGKNQNYPKIVDVLSGLTQVKQLFSSASC encoded by the exons atgcattCAGATGAGGGCATTATGCTAACAAGTTTAGAGATTAATGCcgaagaaaacaaaattggagAGGGGCCTTCTGCAATTGTTTATAGAGCAGTTTTTACTGATG CGATCCAACAGCTGCACTTGTACCTAAAACTGCCTGTATATCATGGAAACATAACATCTGAGAACATCCTTCTCGATGAGTTCTATAATGCAAAACTAGGAGGTTTTGGAGCTGCAAATTATTGCAGCAATGACAGGACAAATCCTGGCCAACTATCAGAAATGGCTAAAGATATTTGGAGTCTTGGGTTTCTGTTACTTGAGCTACTAAAAGGGAAGCCTCTAGCAGATAGAGATggtttcaaaaatttcaggAGCATGGAAGAGATAAATGAGATTGTTGGTGGTCAGGAGTCCTTTGATGAGCGGCTAGATATTCCGAAAGACAAATGCAAGATCATTGCGTTGGCAAAGTTTGGTGAAATTGCAAAATGGTGCATCAGTAGCAGCTGGAGTTttggaaaaaatcaaaattatccCAAGATAGTTGATGTTCTGTCTGGCTTGACACAAGTGAAGCAACTGTTTTCTTCTGCTTCATGCTGA